The following is a genomic window from Scytonema millei VB511283.
CAGTTATCAGGGAGCAGCTTATTCCGCCTTACGACTTACGACTTACGACTTACGACTTACATCATTCCATTTCTCTACCTTTAATTTCTGTCAATCCTAACGTATCTAGTACCACGCCAGGAGTGTAGTAGCCAGCGGCTTTTTTCGCCTCGATTTCTACTTGTGCGTCTTGGGGAATCAAATCCTCGGGAATTGGCACTCGTTCGACAACTTCAATACCTGAGTTGGTGATGGCTTCATATTTCATGTTGCTCATCGATACCAAACGCTCGATTCGAGTTATGCCCAACCAATGCAATACGTCTGGCATTAACTCTTGGAAGCGCATATCTTGCACCCCAGCAACGCATTCCGTGCGGGCAAAGTAAGCATCAGCGCGATCGCCTCCTTCTTGCCGCTTGCGGGCATTGTAAACTAGAAACTTCGTCACTTCTCCCAATGCCCGACCTTCTTTCCGACAGTAGACAATGACTCCCGCACCCCCTTCCTGTGCTGTTTGAATGCAGACTTCAATTCCATGCACTAGGTAAGGACGACAGGTACAAATATCGCTGCCAAAGACATCGGAACCATTGCATTCATCGTGAACCCGCACTGCCAAGGGTCGATTGGGGTCAGTAATTGCTGCCAAATCGCCAAATATATATACAGTGACTCCGCCAATTGGCGGCAGGAATACTTCTAAATCCGATCGCGTCACTAATTCTGGGAACATCCCCCCGGTTTGCTCAAACAAGGCACGGCGCAAGTCTGCTTCAGGAATTTGAAATCGTTTGGCAATGCCTGGTAAATACCATACAGGCTCGATCGCTGCTTTAGTAACGACGACATCGCCTTTAGATTTGAGCAGCTTGCCATCGATCGCCAACCGCCCTTTTTCCACTGCTGCTTGTAATTCTGGAAGATAAACGTGCGCCTTGGTAATAGCGATCGTCGGTCTGATATCGTATCCTTCCTGGTAGTAAGACGCAAACGCTTCTCCTACCATTGCCCCAAACGGATCGAGTGAAACTATTTTCTCCGGGTCGTACCAACTCGGATAAGGACCAATATGTTCGACCGGCGAAGTATTCGTTAAATCGGCACGGTGATCTGCTTGCAATACCCCGCTTGCTACAGCCAGAGCGCGATAGACAGCATAACCTCCTGAATGTGTCCCGATCGCATTTCTGTGACTCGGGTTAGCGAGGGTAGCCACAACCGGACCCCGTTGCATCGGGTCTTTGTCTCCCCAGCGAATCGGAATAGGTTGCGAACCAAAATTGCTCGGGTGAGAAGTCAGGATAATATGCCTGGGACTACTTTTTCGCTCTTGCATCGTTGTATATGCTCTACCTGCTAATGGGGTTAAGAGGGCTGTGACGCAACCAGACAAAGTGAGATGCTACGAATAGCAAACCTTAAAGGGGAAACCTCAATTATAGCGATCGAATTTTGGTTTCAATAGTAACCCATAGCACGAAATTGGCTGCTATCGGGTTAAATCTGAGGTTCAGGGTGCTAGCCTTTCGGATTAATGTATAAAAAAATACAAAAATTTGGCAAGACTTGCTTAATTCTAAAATTTAAGGAAACGGTTAAAGCCCTTAGTCATACCGCGATCGCCTTTAACATCCGATTTAACTAATAACTGAGCTGTCAACTACCCGCCGCTAAGTCGGAGTACCGACTATAGCGGGGGCTTGAAAGAGGTAGATTTGCCACCTACTTAATTCAAGACTAAGCAGTTGTCTAGCCTGTGCGGAAAACGTAACCTAAGCTAACTGAGCGTGGCAGCTCAAATCACATACAGGATGCTTCCCAAGTCTTGTATCTCTGAGTTAGCTCTCTTGCGATGGGAAGTACACACCAATAGGGCTTATCGCCATGCAATTTGTACCAGTTGTAGACAGTAATCAGCGCCCCCTAATGCCAACAACGCCGAAGCGATCGCGACGTTGGATAGAGTCGGGCAAAGCTACGGGATTTTGGAAACGCGGGATATTCTGCGTTCGTCTAAATGTCGAGCCATCAAACCGCAACACTCAGCCAATCGCAGTAGGTGTTGACTCAGGCAGTAAACGCGAGGGATTTAGCGTCAAGTCTCAATCACATACATACCTAAATATTTTGGCTCATGCCGTGGATTGGGTAAAGGATGCTGTCGAGACTCGCCGTAAGCGGTGGTTTAGCCTTAATTGGTGCAGTAGTCGCTGAATTTGTCGCGGGAACAGGAGGCACGCGATCGAGAATTGCCTATAGTATTCTGAATCTCTAGCTACAACTTACAAATCCCTCGGATATTCGCGGCGCTATTTTTGACTACAGGTTTAGGCGTTATTATCTTTGTGGGCTTAAGTGCCTTATCTGACTGGCTACTCCGTCACTGACACGAAAGCGCAATAAAAGAAGATGGGTAATGGGTTAATTGATAACTGATAACTGATAACTGATAACTGATAACTGATAACTGATAACTGACTATGATGGATTGGGATGCACTGACGGCTGAGTTACAGGGAATTGAAGTTATTAGCGACCCTAACCAAGTTGCTAAGTTGTCTCAGGATTACCATACTTTTAGCCCCATATTGCAAGTTCAATTAGACGGGAAAAAAGGAGATTTGGTTGTCCGTCCCACGACGGAAGCAGAGGTAATGCAAGTCGCTGCAACCTGCGTTAAATACCGCGTTTCCGTAACGATACGGGGGGCTGGAACGGGGAATTACGGGCAGTGCGTACCCCTCCACGGGGGCGTGGTTTTAGATATGTCACGGATGCAGGCAATTCGCTGGATTAAATCGGGAGTAGCGCGGGTAGAAGCAGGGATAAAATTAGCGGCTTTGGACAAAAAAGCGCGAGAAACGGGGTGGGAGATCCGAATGGCTCCTTCTACTTATCGGACAGCGACGATTGGCGGGTTTATTGCTGGCGGGAGTGGGGGAATTGGTTCGATTATGTACGGACAGTTGCGCGATCGCGGTAATATTAATGCAATTCGCGTGGTGACGATGGAAGACGAACCCCGTGCGATTGAACTGCGGGGAGACGAGATCCACAAAGTCAATCATGCTTGGGGAATTAATGGCATTATCACGGAATTAGAAATACCCCTCGGTGCAGCTTATCCTTGGGTTGAAGTTATTGTCACTTTTGAAAGTTTTATGGCGGCTGCCCATTTCGGTCAGGCTTTGGGCGATGCTGACGGTACGATCAAAAAGCTGATTTCTATTTTTGCTTGGTCAATTCCTACTTATTTCGGGGCGATTCGTCAGTACATTCCTGATGGAACTCATGCAGCACTCTTAATGGTGGCTGAGTCGAGTATGGAAACATTACCAGGATTGGTACAAGAATATGGCGGCTGTATTACCTATGAGCGATCGCCACAGGATGCAGGTAAGGGATGTAACTTGGCAGAATTTACCTGGAATCATACCACTTTACACGCCCGCAGCGCCGACCCTAATATTACCTACCTGCAAAGTCTCTTCCCCGCCGATAAAAATCTCCAAATGGTAGACCATATGTATCGTTACTTTGACGATGAGGTGATGATGCATTTAGAATTTATCCGTGCTGGTGGTAGAACTGTTCCTGCTGCTTTGCAGTTGGTACGATACACTACCGAGGAACGCCTGAACGAAATTATCCGCTATCACGAAGAACACGGGGTTTTTATTGCCAATCCGCATACATACATTATTGAAGACGGTGGCAGAAAAGTTATCGACCCAGAACAGATGAAGTTTAAACAAATGGTCGATCCCTATGGGTTGCTCAATCCAGGTAAGATTAAGGCGTTGATGCGATCGTAGAGTGACTCTACATGGAATCTCAAAATCCCAAAGTTGTTGTTGTCGGTGCTGGTTGGGCTGGATTAGGAGCTACATATCGCCTAGCAAAGCAAGGCTACAATGTGACGCTGTTAGAAGCAGGTGCTTATCCTGGGGGTTTGGTTGCAGGTTGGAAAACTCCAGGGGGGCAATCGGTAGAAGCAGGAATTCACGGTTTCTGGTATCCTTACAGCAATATCTTTTCCCTCGTACGGGAATTAGGGATTAATCCTTTTACGCCTTTTACCCGTTCTTCCCAGTATTCCCCTGCGGGTTTAGAGGTAGAGTCGCCAATTTTTCAAGATTTACCACGCCTTCCTACACCACTGGGAACTTTTCTCTACACCCAGTTCAAACGATTACCTTTAAGCGATCGCCTCAGTGCATTACCATTACTCTATGCTGTAGTAGATTTTGATAACAGCGATGCAGCTTGGCTGCGTTACGATAAAGTTACAGCCCGCGAACTATTCAAAGATTTTGGCGTATCGGCTAGACTCTACCGCGATTCATTTGAGCCGATGTTGCTGGTAGGATTATTTGCACCAGGCGAACAATGTTCTGCGGCTGCGGCTTTGGGCATGTTGTATTATTTCATCTTGGCGCACCAACCAGATTTTGACGTGGTTTGGTGTCGGGGTACGGTAGGGGAAAAGATTTTTCGTCCTTGGGTGGAACAAATCGAACAGGTGGGAGGAAAAATTCTGCCTAACCGTCGCGTGAGTGACATTCTGCTTGATAGTGAAGGTTTAGCAAAAGCTGTGGTTTGCGGGGATGAAGTGTTTGAGGCGGATGCTGTCATCTTTGCTGTCGGAGTCAGCGGAATGCAGAAAATTGTTAGTAGTAGTTCTAGCTTGCAAAGTCGCAAAGAATTTCGCAATTTAATGAATTTAGGTGCGGTTGACGTATTAGCAACTCGGCTATGGTGCGATCGCAAAATTCACATTCCCCGTCCTTCCAATGCTTGTTTTGGTTTTGATGTTACCACGGGTTGGACGTTTTTCGATCTCAATGCTTTACACGATGAATACCGCGATGTATCAGAAACAGTAATTGAAGCAGATTTTTATCATGCCAACCAACTGTTACCAATGAGCGATGAGGAAATTGTTCAGATGGTGCAAGATTATTTAGCCACTTGCGTACCAGAATTTCAAGCCGCTAAAATTCGCGATCGCAGTGTGATTCGATTATCTAGAGCAGTGACTCATTTTGCGCCTGGTAGCTATCAGAATATGTTGCCAGCCAAGACGAGTATAGATAATCTATTTATGAGTGGTGATTGGATTATTACTCGACACGGTTCTTGGTCGCAAGAAAAAGCCTACGTCACTGGTTTAGAAGCAGCAAATTTAGTTATAGAAAGATTGCGTAAGGGGACAAAAGCCGAAATTATCCCCGTCGAAGCAGACGAACCGCATATACAGATAATGCGATCGCTTAATGGAAAGTTACGTAATTTGAGCAATATTTTTAATGTCTAGTATGTATCAAACACTGGCACCAAGATCGGACTGGCAATCTTTCCTGCAAGTTTTGGAGAAGTTAGATAACGGAGAAGTCGGCACCAGTAACGAGCAAATCCTGTTAAGCTTCAAGCAGTTTGCAGCTACCATCGCTACGAATTGCGACTGTGTTGCTCAAGTATACTTTGGTGCGATCGCTCCAATTTGTAAGCAACGACCAGAATTGGAAAGTGAGCTAATCAAAAAAGCTTTGTTACCTCTGATATACTTAGAGTTGACAAACTTAGAAGATGTACTGAAATGGGTCAGTTGGTACTCGCAACAGACTAAACCCTATTTTGGCAGAACTAGTAATGAGGGAATATTCTGGCTTCGCTATGATTTACCTCTAAAGTGGGAGTTGATTCAGGAACTAATCAATGAAATCCTGGAGGAAGAGAAAGAAGATAATTTGGAATAAAAGTTAGCTTAATACTGTATCTTCGTTTTTATTTACTGGCTCTACCAACCAAATAGCTCAGTAAGCTTGTAACCGTAGAAGTAAGAGTAGCGATCGCAAATCTTATTTCTCCCTCAGTTGCATTATCTTTTTGTAAAAGTGTGAAAGCATAAAAGTCTATTAGTAAAACTACAATTAGAGCTACGATAAAAACCGCAATATCTTTTATCCAAAAGGATATGTATTTCTGATATCGTTCGAGTTCTTTATCTTTGTCACGATTTCTGCGTTCAAATTCTGCTTCTTGAGGAGAAGATAGATTTAGGGAACCTGTGGTGACTAGTTTCTCAGTTGCAGATGATAAATTGAGAGAACCTTCAGAAATTAATTCTTGTGGTTCTTGTGGCTCTTGCATATAAACGTGAGGGCTTGTTTATATCAAGGTATATTAATTTCAGTAGCTAGAGGTTGATTTGATTCAGCAATTCCAAACTTTTTACCCTGCTCTTTAGCAGCGATCGCAATTTGCATCAAAGCGATCGCTTGTCGCAAAACATCGCTTTTAGTACCACCGATTTTTTGAGCAATTTCTTCCAGTTTTTCATTAAGCTCTGGAGATAAGTCGAGATTCAAATGAACTATTTCTTGAGTTTTGGTCATAATTTCATCCTCATCCCTCATCTATAAATGATTTTATACAATAAATCATAACTCTTAAAGCGCAAGTAATTTTTATCTTGACGCTGAATCAAAAGCGACCGCCCCTACTCAGGTAAATTAGGCATATGCACTAACTGCAACTTCAGCCCATCAGGATCGGCAAAGAACACGGCGTAGTAACCAGGTGAATACTGATATTCTGCCGGAGGATCGAGGACTGTTGCGCCAATTTCTTGAACTAATTTGTATAAACTATCTACTCGTTCTCGACTATCGGCATTAAATGCAAGATGATGGAAACCTGGGGAGTAGCGATCGTGAAATTTGTTGGGAGAATCTGGATCGGCAACAGTAATTTTAATTGCTCCAGCATCCTGCAACCACCACATAATGTACAGATCGTTTTTTCTACTTGCTGGTAGCCCATGAATCCTAAAATCGTATCGTAAAAAGGTTCGGATTGTTCTAAACTTTTGACTATGAGGCAGAGGTGGTTCAACGTCCCAAGAGTCATGCAAGCCTCCTTCACCTATAGAACAAATGTATTATATTACGATCGCCCCAACACTTTGATGTACTTAACCATTTCTTCCTGATATCCCATGCGATCGCTTCTTCGCAAGCATAAAGATAATGCTAGAGTGAGCGAATGGCGTTTTTCCCCGCTTGCTACACCATGACGAGCATCTCTGCGGCACAAACCCGAACTCAACAACATCGCCAGCAATTCCCCGCCCTGGCAAATAAATCTTACTTCAACTATGGGGGGCAAGGACCAATGCCCCAAGCAGCCATAGACGCAATTATCGCTTCCCACGAATACATTCAACTTAACGGTCCCTTCTCCTCCCAAGTCAACGCTTGGATTACTCAAGAAACAGAGAAAACCAGACAGGCAATTGCTACTGAACTAAAAGCCACACCCGAAACCATTACCCTCACTGAAGATGTCACTGTAGGCTGTAACATTGCCTTGTGGGGAATTGACTGGCAAGCAAAAGACCATATCTTACTCTCAGACTGCGAACACCCAGGCGTTATCGCCACCACCCAAGAAATTGCCCGACGCTTCGGCGTAGAAGTTTCCACCTGTCCCCTCATGGCGACTTTAAACGAAGGAGATCCAGCCGCAGTTGTCGCCCAACACCTCACACCCCGCACCCGCTTAGTCATTCTCAGTCACATCCTCTGGAATACAGGTCAAGTCTTGCCAATTGACAAGATCGTAGAAATATGCAGTCAGCATCAAGGCGATCGCCCCGTGCAAATTCTGGTTGATGCAGCGCAATCAGTCGGCTTATTACCCTTAAATTTGACTCAATTAGGGGCAGATTTCTACGCCTTCACGGGTCATAAATGGATGTGCGGACCCGCCGGAGTCGGCGGCTTATACGTCCGTCCAGCAGCACTTCTTGGCACGGATAAGCGTCCTCCCTTACAGCCTACCTTCATCGGCTGGCGGAGTATAGTTATGGATAGTAAGGGACAGCCCCAGGCGTGGCAACCAGACGGCAGACGTTATGAAGTCGCCACATCAGCCTTTCCACAGTATGCAGGATTGAAAGCCGCGATCGCCACCCACCAGCAATGGGGAACCGCCGAGGAACGCTATCAACAAATTTGCCAACTCAGCCAATATCTCTGGCAACGCCTAAACGAATTATCAGATATTATTTGCCTGCGTCACGCCCCACCCCAAGCCGGACTCGTTTCCTTCCAACTCAAAGATCGATCTTCCCTTCATGCAAAACTAGTCCAATTTCTCGAATCAAATCGCTTAATGACACGCACCCTTGTCGATCCAAGCTGCGTCAGGGCTTGCGTCCACTATTTTACTCTCCCCTCCGAGATCGATCGCTTAATTGAAGGCATCGAAAGATTTTGCCAGCAAAGCTAAAATGTCACGCAAAGACAAGGACACTTGCGTGCGGGGGTATCCCCCGTTGAGCAAAGTGTCCGCGCGAAGGCGCAAAGGGTGCTTAGCGTCTTTGCGTCTTTGCATGACAATAAATATTTCTAACTTCGTATGCAAACTAGACCTACCATATACATAGCCATCACCAACCACGGATTCGGACATGCTACCCGCACCGCCTCACTTGCAGCGAAGATCCAGCAGTTGTGTCCCGATATCTTACTCATCATGGTGACAACCGCACCCCGATGGTTGCTGGAATCTTACATAGAAGGAGATTTTATTTATCGTCCCCGCGCCTTCGATTTGGGTGTAATACAGTCGGATAGCTTAACGATGGACAAAGCCGCCACGTTAGAAAAGCTACAGCAAATCCGCAAACAAGAACGCTCGATAATTGCCTCAGAAGTTAACTTTATCCGTCAAAATCGCGTCAATCTGATCCTTGCCGATATCCCTCCTTTGGCAGTAGCGATCGCCCATGCCGCAGGTATTCCCTGTTATATGAGTAGTAACTTTGGATGGGACTTCATTTATCGCGATTGGGGAGGTGAATTTGTCGAAATTGCCGATTGGATGGGCAAGCATTACGCGCAATGCGATCGCCTATTCCGGTTGCCTTTCCACGAACCGATGAGTGCTTTTTCCAATATTACCGATGTCGGTTTAACTGGTGGTTCGCCCCGCCATGCGATCGACACGCTACGATCTAATTGGGGTATCAGTACCCTAATAGAGAAAACTATTTTACTCACCTTTGGCGGTTTAGGTCTGCAACAAATTCCGTTTAAAAATCTCCAACTTTTCCCCGATTGGCAATTCCTCACTTTTGATGCTACAGCTCCAAACTTACCAAATTTAATCAAAATTACCGACCAAAAGTTACGCCCAGTTGATTTTATGCCCCTCTGTGGCAGAGTTATTTCTAAACCAGGTTACGGCACTTTTGCTGAAGCAGTCGGTGTGGGAATTCCTATAGTTACCCTGACTCGTGCAAACTTCGCCGAAGCTAAATTTTTAGTTGATGGAATTGCGAATTACTCTTACCATCAAATTCTCAACTCGGATGAATTTTTTCAAAGCCACTGGGAATTTCTCCACCAACCGCCACAACCACCCCAACAATCTCAACCTATAGCAAAAGACGGCAACAAAGCGATCGCCCAAGCCGTGCTTGAAGTCGTAACTTGTAACTCGTAAGTCGGAATTAACTGTTCACTGATAACTGCTCCCTGCTCCCTGCTCCCTGCTCCCTTATAACTGACCATGCATCAACATATTCTTAGACTTTCTACCGCAGGTAAATCTTTTACTAACATCACTGCTAAGGTTGAAGCAATTGTTGCTCAATCCGGTGTAGAAACTGGACTGTGTAGTTTATTTTTACGCCATACTTCTGCCAGCTTAGTGATTCAAGAAAACGCCGATCCTGATGTACTGCAAGATTTAGCAAACTTCATGGCAAAACTCGTACCAGAATCAGCAAACTACATCCACAATGCTGAAGGTGCAGATGATATGCCTGCCCACATTCGCACAGCCCTTACTCACACTTCCGAACAAATTCCCATTTCTAGAGGACAATTATTATTAGGAACCTGGCAGGGAATTTACATTTGGGAACACCGTCAGCGCAGCCATATTAGAGAACTCGTCGTTCATATTGCTTAATAAGTCGTAAGTCAGAAATAAACAGTTTATCTCTCACCACTTACTAATTGCCAACTACCAACTACCAACTACCAATCGCAATGAAAATCTCAGATTTAATAAATTGGTTTGAAAATTGGGCTAATCCTGCTTGGCAAGAAAGTTGGGATAATTCTGGTTGGCAGATTGAACCAGGAATATTAGAGCAACCTGCAAGGGTACTGGTATGCTTGACACCAACTCTAGCAGTGATGCAAGAGGCGATCGCGCTACAAAACTCGGGGATTCCAGTTAATCTAATTTTCGCCCACCATCCGCTGATTTTTAGTCCGCTGAAATCTTTGTGTAGTGGAAATGCGATCGCAGATATGACGCGCCTAGCTTTTCGTCACCAAATCGGCGTTTATACAGCTCATACTAACTTTGACCAAGTAGCAGACGGTACTGCTGACGTGCTAGCGCAATTATTACAACTTAAGCAAGTCACGCCGATCGTACCAACGCAGCCGGAACTCGGTTACGGTCGCGTCGGAGAGATTAACCCATCCTGTACTTTGCAAGAATTGTTACAACAAATTCAAACAGCACTGAACCCTCCCGATCTGCTTTTCTCTCCTACGGCAGATTTACAAAAACCAATCGAGCGAGTGGCTGTTTTAGGTGGATCTGGTGCTAGTTTTATTTCGGCTGTGGTAAAAACAGGGGCGCAAGCTTATTTAACTTCCGATTGTAAGTTTCACCAATTTCAAGAAAGTCGCGATCGCGGTTTAATTCTAATTGATGCCGGACACTACGCTACCGAACGTCCAGCTTGCGATCGATTGGTGACAAAGCTTCAAACTGCCGGAGTCGAATGGGCGCAACTTAGTCAGCAAGACGAAGATTTTCGGCTTTTTTATAAGTGCTAGCAGCTTCTTAACGCAAAAACCTCCGCGATTTTACGTAAATTATAGCAAAAACCGTTATATATTTTTACATTTTCCCAGAAAGTTTGTAGCATATTTTACAATTTGCTTTAAATTGAGCAAGTACCCTAAAAAGTATAAAACAATACGTTTATTCAGGCAGTAAGAGTTTAAGCAACTTCCGCAAACAATTCTTACTAATTTTCGTCAGCAGCATCTTAACATACATACACTGTTTCTACTAACTTTACCGCTTTAAGTAAGTTTAAGTACTCATAGCAATATTTGATTTTAAAAATCAAATCACCGCATTGATTGTCAACAAATTGTTACACAATATCAAAAAAATTTGTCATGACTAATTTGCGGAAGTTTGGTAGGAGCTGTTGTAGTATTCTGGCAGACTCAATCGGATAAATTCACTAGTTGCATAAATGCGATCGCTTGCATAGACAAGCGAAGAACTTTGCTGTGACATAGCTATTGCTATGTCAAAACTACAAGTTTAATATTCGAGTAGGTGTGAACTATATGTCAGTAGTCTTCAATCTCGATGCTAAGAAAAACGCTCGAATCTTATTACTATCTTTGCGAAAGATAAAATTTCATGTCGCTCGCTGTTATTTGTACGAGCTAGAAGATTTGATTTGTCAATTCGACTCAGCCGATATACTGACACCAATTTTTAATCCCGACTTGTTCAAAGTTACAAATAGAATTGCTAATACTGTAGCTCAAGCTGTTGGGAGTAGCAAGCTAATTAATCCATTATTCAAACAAGTCAATCTAGATAAAGAGTATGAATTATTTTTTGTTATCTGTCAGTCTCCTCTAGACATTCTTACAATAAATTCAATTAAGAATTGGCGAAACAAATGCCGTAAAGTAGTAGTTTGGCTCGATGAAATTTGGGCAAAAGACATTGAGAAATGGAAAGTTCAGTTGAGTTTTCTTCAAGAATTTGACTATATTTTCATGAACTTCAGCCAAAGTATTGAGGAAGTCACTAAAACAATTCAGCGTCCTTGTGAATACATTCCATTTGGGATTGATGCAATTAAGTTCTGTCCTTATCCGCTCAACAGAGAGCGTAGCGTCGATCTATATAGTGTTGGTCGCCGATCGCAAGTCACGCATCAAGCTTTATTAGATTTGTCTGAAAGAGTTAATTTCTTTTATATCTATGAAACTATCAAAGATTTATACACGACCGATCATAGATACCACCGAAGTTTATATAAGAATATTTTAAAAAAGAGTCGTTATTTTATTGCCAATCGCGCCAAAATTGACGATACAAATGCAACTGGCGATCAACAAGAAGTAGGCGCACGCTTTTTTGAAGGTGCAGCAGCAGGAACAGTCATGCTAGGAGTTCCTCCTGAATGCGAATCTTTCACTCAAAGTTTTGACTGGGAGGATGCAGTCATTAAAGTTGCTTACGATGCTCCTAATATAGCTGAAATTCTTGCCGACCTCGACTCCCAGCCCGATCGCTTGCAAAAAATACGTACTAACAATGTTATCAACTCACTCTTAAAACACGATTGGGTTTACCGTTGGGAAACAATTTTGGCTACAGTCGGACTCAATAGTACGCCAGCAATGATGGCTCGGAAAGCTAATTTACAGAACTTAGCCGAGAGAATACTGACTCGAAAAAATAGCGAGGAGCGATCGACTCATCACTCAGACCAGATTCACAAGCAAGAAAGAACGCAGATGCCAGTTGCATGAATCAGTTATCAGTTGTCAGTTATCAGTAACCAGTGAAGCAAGGGAGCGCACGAGCAGCGACAAATGACAAATGACGTAGGGCGAAGCCCTTCCCGTAGAGTATGACAAATGACAAATGACCAGTCAAATGGCGTAAAAGAGCGAGAAAGATTTATAGACAACCCTGATTTTTCTCTATTCAAGCTGATGAGCTGCTAAAGAATGAGTTAAAATTGATTAAAATAGATTGAGCTGAAAAGTCGAGTTTTCTCGATCTGAAGCTTAGAGCGATGCCACTCAAAGCGAAAAGGCAGAGGGGAGGGCATAATTCATTCAAGTAAACGTCTAGCGCAAAGGTGGTACACAAATTTTTAAGTTGCTGAATGCATGTAGCGCGGTCGATAGCCACTGTAAATGGTTGAAGTGCAAGGATGAGCAAAAACGCTGCTAATGACCGCCATAACCTCTAACAAGCTTCTTTGTGTCCAGTAGACGCAGTAGTAGTTTCAATCAATAGCTGGCGACCGAAATATAAAATGAAACCGACATACAAGCAAAAATTGAAACACAAACACATAATTGCCAAATTGGAGTAAAGTTAAGTAGCTCAAACTGGGTATTATATAGTAGGGTTTAGCCCAACAGTCCACAGGTATAACGACGTTGAGAAAGGTAGAAGCAATA
Proteins encoded in this region:
- a CDS encoding GTP cyclohydrolase II, which encodes MQERKSSPRHIILTSHPSNFGSQPIPIRWGDKDPMQRGPVVATLANPSHRNAIGTHSGGYAVYRALAVASGVLQADHRADLTNTSPVEHIGPYPSWYDPEKIVSLDPFGAMVGEAFASYYQEGYDIRPTIAITKAHVYLPELQAAVEKGRLAIDGKLLKSKGDVVVTKAAIEPVWYLPGIAKRFQIPEADLRRALFEQTGGMFPELVTRSDLEVFLPPIGGVTVYIFGDLAAITDPNRPLAVRVHDECNGSDVFGSDICTCRPYLVHGIEVCIQTAQEGGAGVIVYCRKEGRALGEVTKFLVYNARKRQEGGDRADAYFARTECVAGVQDMRFQELMPDVLHWLGITRIERLVSMSNMKYEAITNSGIEVVERVPIPEDLIPQDAQVEIEAKKAAGYYTPGVVLDTLGLTEIKGREME
- a CDS encoding RRXRR domain-containing protein, producing MQFVPVVDSNQRPLMPTTPKRSRRWIESGKATGFWKRGIFCVRLNVEPSNRNTQPIAVGVDSGSKREGFSVKSQSHTYLNILAHAVDWVKDAVETRRKRWFSLNWCSSR
- a CDS encoding FAD-binding oxidoreductase, with the protein product MMDWDALTAELQGIEVISDPNQVAKLSQDYHTFSPILQVQLDGKKGDLVVRPTTEAEVMQVAATCVKYRVSVTIRGAGTGNYGQCVPLHGGVVLDMSRMQAIRWIKSGVARVEAGIKLAALDKKARETGWEIRMAPSTYRTATIGGFIAGGSGGIGSIMYGQLRDRGNINAIRVVTMEDEPRAIELRGDEIHKVNHAWGINGIITELEIPLGAAYPWVEVIVTFESFMAAAHFGQALGDADGTIKKLISIFAWSIPTYFGAIRQYIPDGTHAALLMVAESSMETLPGLVQEYGGCITYERSPQDAGKGCNLAEFTWNHTTLHARSADPNITYLQSLFPADKNLQMVDHMYRYFDDEVMMHLEFIRAGGRTVPAALQLVRYTTEERLNEIIRYHEEHGVFIANPHTYIIEDGGRKVIDPEQMKFKQMVDPYGLLNPGKIKALMRS
- a CDS encoding hydroxysqualene dehydroxylase — its product is MESQNPKVVVVGAGWAGLGATYRLAKQGYNVTLLEAGAYPGGLVAGWKTPGGQSVEAGIHGFWYPYSNIFSLVRELGINPFTPFTRSSQYSPAGLEVESPIFQDLPRLPTPLGTFLYTQFKRLPLSDRLSALPLLYAVVDFDNSDAAWLRYDKVTARELFKDFGVSARLYRDSFEPMLLVGLFAPGEQCSAAAALGMLYYFILAHQPDFDVVWCRGTVGEKIFRPWVEQIEQVGGKILPNRRVSDILLDSEGLAKAVVCGDEVFEADAVIFAVGVSGMQKIVSSSSSLQSRKEFRNLMNLGAVDVLATRLWCDRKIHIPRPSNACFGFDVTTGWTFFDLNALHDEYRDVSETVIEADFYHANQLLPMSDEEIVQMVQDYLATCVPEFQAAKIRDRSVIRLSRAVTHFAPGSYQNMLPAKTSIDNLFMSGDWIITRHGSWSQEKAYVTGLEAANLVIERLRKGTKAEIIPVEADEPHIQIMRSLNGKLRNLSNIFNV
- a CDS encoding DNA-binding protein, with product MTKTQEIVHLNLDLSPELNEKLEEIAQKIGGTKSDVLRQAIALMQIAIAAKEQGKKFGIAESNQPLATEINIP
- a CDS encoding VOC family protein; translation: MHDSWDVEPPLPHSQKFRTIRTFLRYDFRIHGLPASRKNDLYIMWWLQDAGAIKITVADPDSPNKFHDRYSPGFHHLAFNADSRERVDSLYKLVQEIGATVLDPPAEYQYSPGYYAVFFADPDGLKLQLVHMPNLPE
- a CDS encoding aminotransferase class V-fold PLP-dependent enzyme, producing the protein MTSISAAQTRTQQHRQQFPALANKSYFNYGGQGPMPQAAIDAIIASHEYIQLNGPFSSQVNAWITQETEKTRQAIATELKATPETITLTEDVTVGCNIALWGIDWQAKDHILLSDCEHPGVIATTQEIARRFGVEVSTCPLMATLNEGDPAAVVAQHLTPRTRLVILSHILWNTGQVLPIDKIVEICSQHQGDRPVQILVDAAQSVGLLPLNLTQLGADFYAFTGHKWMCGPAGVGGLYVRPAALLGTDKRPPLQPTFIGWRSIVMDSKGQPQAWQPDGRRYEVATSAFPQYAGLKAAIATHQQWGTAEERYQQICQLSQYLWQRLNELSDIICLRHAPPQAGLVSFQLKDRSSLHAKLVQFLESNRLMTRTLVDPSCVRACVHYFTLPSEIDRLIEGIERFCQQS
- a CDS encoding glycosyl transferase, giving the protein MQTRPTIYIAITNHGFGHATRTASLAAKIQQLCPDILLIMVTTAPRWLLESYIEGDFIYRPRAFDLGVIQSDSLTMDKAATLEKLQQIRKQERSIIASEVNFIRQNRVNLILADIPPLAVAIAHAAGIPCYMSSNFGWDFIYRDWGGEFVEIADWMGKHYAQCDRLFRLPFHEPMSAFSNITDVGLTGGSPRHAIDTLRSNWGISTLIEKTILLTFGGLGLQQIPFKNLQLFPDWQFLTFDATAPNLPNLIKITDQKLRPVDFMPLCGRVISKPGYGTFAEAVGVGIPIVTLTRANFAEAKFLVDGIANYSYHQILNSDEFFQSHWEFLHQPPQPPQQSQPIAKDGNKAIAQAVLEVVTCNS